TTACTGATGGCTCACAGTTGTCTTTGACGTGATCACAATAATACGCCACCgtcaaactaaaacacaacaaaaagttcACCACATGGTAAATGAAAGTCATAACCGTCCACTGGCTAATCCAAGACTTTGTTGATCTWAMTTTTKTAGACGGTTGGTTATAATGGTGTCAGGTGAGTTTATTGAACAGGTTTATGGAAGAAAGTTTKTCAAAAATTTCACGAGAAGCTGGAAAAGRCTCCAGGAAATGATGCAGGYGCAGCCAGAGAATACAAAATCTGCTATATTAGAACACGTGTCAAACTGGAGGCcggggggccaaatctggcccgccacaGCTTTTTATRTGGCCCTTTGGGCTCCAGATTACRTCAGttagtccctccagtttttctcaaatctgcaaaattcatacaaaatccacacaaaatcaacagatccccacatttCTTTTCCWggttttttataaaaaattcttCTTGAAATTGTCTGAAAACACTGGGTTTAACCCTTGTGATTGTGAGGACCGAGGCAAACGATACACGTGTGAGgagtcggttggaccccatttctggACACAAGGGTTAAGTGACGGCTGCCTCAGCATTACTTCATGTCGAGCTATTGTCCATGACCGATATGGCGAGTAATAACATTTAGCATCATATATTTTCAAAWacaaaaccacaaacattcacaaaatCCTGGACGGACTggtcagtgtgaaaagatgttcaatatttaatttgaagaaacagacaaacagccttcattgatattttaacagcttaGTGGGTTTTATACCTTCTGGCactactggccctttaagaacctTCAGGTTTTTGCTACAGAAGAAGTGAGAATGAGTTTGACGCCCCTGCATTAGATCAGTCCGTTCAGAAAACAACATCTGACAGCAGTAAGTTGAGGAACAAGTTTGCGTTAGTTTCACTACATCTGATTATTTCAAGTGTTATTAATGGTCCAGTGTAAAACGAAGGAAACATGTCTTGAGAAGTGTGGGTGGCTCTTAAAAGAGccgttgtttgttttgtgcgtTTGCGGTCGGATGAGATTTAACCTCCGAAGCCGTACAGGGTGCGGCCCTGCCTCTTCAGGGCGTACACCACGTCCATGGCGGTCACCGTCTTCCTCTTGGCGTGCTCGGTGTACGTCACGGCGTCACGGATCACGTTCTCCAGGAACACCTTGAGCACGCCGCGGGTCTCCTCGTAGATCAGGCCGGAGATACGYTTGACTCCGCCGCGGCGAGCCAGGCGGCGGATGGCGGGCTTGGTGATRCCCTGGATGTTATCGCGGAGGACTTTACGGTGCCGCTTAGCGCCGCCCTTCCCGAGTCCCTTTCCTCCYTTTCCACGGCCACTCATGATTCTCTCGCTGTGCGTCGATGATGATACACTGACTCCGGAAGGCTGAGCGTCCGGATTTAAATACATGTCGCGGACCTAAGTGACGACAGTCGGCCAGACGCGTTTCTACTTCCGCCTCAAGTTGCCAACGACCAGCGGACACATTTCCGCTCCGAGAATTggattggaaaataaaacaccgTCAAACTAGGAAGCGCCTGCGGAGTTGTGACGTCTCAAAGTCTCCTCGTGATTTCACgtggaaataaaagcaacatagaAACGAAACAAAAATTTGACTGTAATAAATCCCAATTGTCTATTTTCCTCATGAATCAACCAACAGTTCTCACAATTAGGAACCGTCCAgtaaaaatactgcattttGAAGCAAACTCGTGGCCGTCTTTTGAAATTAGCAAACATGTTGAGAAAGTACTTTACTTTCTCAAATGATAAGATGTGAATTTGTAATGGTCGTGCTGGTATTCTGGGCTTCTACTCATTTTCCTCGGGTGTTTTTGTACATGCAGAAGCTTATTGACAAGCAGCAGATCCTTCTTTAAGAACCACTTACAGGATCTGGAGCTCATGGATGTTGGCGGACTGATTTTATAAAGGCGGTTTGAGCAACGGAATAACTGAAGGTCTGTATGAGACACTTAGTATTTGccgttttttccccttttaagGTCAATCACCTTTTCCCTCCCTCGGTTTTGACTTCAGATGACTGGTGTTAACCGGGTTTTAATCCATCTCATACTTTATGTATCTCAAGTATATTGTAGAAACTTTGACCCTTCAGACAGAAGTAGGTGGCTCTTAAAAGAGCCGTTGGRTTGTCGCTCGGGCTGCGGACGTTTACTTGGCCTTGGCCGGTTTCTCGGTCTTCTTGGGCAGCAGGACAGCCTGGATGTTGGGGAGGACGCCTCCCTGAGCGATGGTCACGCCGCCCAGCAGCTTGTTGAGCTCCTCGTCGTTGCGCACGGCCAGCTGCAGGTGGCGGGGGATGATCCTAGTCTTCTTGTTGTCGCGGGCTGCGTTCCCGGCCAGCTCCAGGATCTCAGCGGTCAGGTACTCCAGGACCGCAGCCAGGTACACCGGAGCTCCGGCACCGACGCGCTCGGCGTAGTTCCCCTTGCGCAGCAGCCTGTGAACACGGCCCACGGGAAACTGGAGCCCCGCACGGGACGAGCGGGTCTTGGCCTTAGCTCTGGCCTTGCCACCGGTCTTTCCGCGTCCAGACATCTCGTTTCGATCAAACACACTTTCACTTTCACCAAACGGGAGGAAAGAATGCGTCAAACAGGAGCGTCGGGGATTTATACCTGCCATCTCTTCGCTGATTGGCCGCACTTCAGCACAAACGTAATCCTCCAATCAGAATAGCGGGCGTCAAGTTCTCACAGCAGACACAACACTTCCGCTCACCGCCGGATGGggcctacaaaataaaacaccgaAGCCTGGAGGCCTAAGTGATGTTTTCGGAGCACAAAAAGGCTGAGaagataaaattatattttcatatattgtCCTGTATTTATGATGTGACCAATAAGTAAATAGTAAAAGTAAATTGTTTTGACTAAGAAAGCTTCAGGCTCCAGGTCAATGATGATCTTATTTTATAGATCATTTATGGAATCTGTGCTGACCATTTGAATCCCCTGTTGTTTTGGAAATCTTAGTATTAGGTCAAGAAATGCATTTAGCAGAGTAATACATATATACTTAATAAGATATTAGGATATGAACAATATACACCTACAGAACtgtttaataaacagaaaagctaAAGACATTCTGGCGGTTTTACAAGCTGATTTCCAGTCCTCAGTATAAAAACTAACAGCTACaaacgtttttgttttcctaaagaattttttatttttaatgcaggaCAATGCAACCAGGGACATTTTTTaccatttcactttttatttatttcataagcttaaagatttattttagaaagacctaattttccaaatttctttaagcaaaaaataaatcaaacgaGAACAAAGACCATTCAGTGAGTCAGTCCTCACGTGGTGTCCGTGTCACATGACCAGCCGTACGGCTGCTGCTCACCGGTTCGGTTCGGTGGGAGACTCCCGGTCTGATGTGTGACAGGAGAAAAAACTTCACCTGTGACGCGCCTTGCTAAGTGGGAACTGGTTTGTTTTACACAGGCTATCGTCCTGTTCCTGTTCCAGATCTTGTTCCAGATCTGGTTTCCAAGTGGACCAGACGAGCTGACCACCCACTGAACCAGAACCGTCACATCCCTGCAGCTCCAGTCTGGTCGCAGGTAttctcctcatcctcactcTGGAAGGAACCAAACTGAATTTGAATCCGTTCCCATCATTCCTCCCACCTCAATCAAGGAGTTGAACCGTtaaattttgccttttttaaacgagaaaaaaacatttctggtatttaaaatacttatttgtgtgaattgttataaatatttaatacacTTTAATAATTTTGCGCTGTGTGGTTGTCTGTGTGTTTATCTTTCCCTCCAGCAGTCGAACCAGCCTCATTATTAACTAACTCATAAATAATCATTCTACTATGTAACACATGTTACAATAAGGAAGCGCGTCATGCTGGGCtgttatgattattttttgtcagtCGAACATGATAACATTTCTGTACAGATCATGTATTGATTTATATTTgatgcctttttattatttttacttttggagcttTTCAtactttcttagtttttatgtgtatttatgtAAAGAGTATTATAAATGTAGCTAAATTCCTGCTAAAATATGTATTGTAGTTACAATGCGATGGGTGTGTTTTAGCGCCCTCTTCTGGTTGGCTGTAAATATGTCAGGAAACCTGCGCTCTGCTGTGGTAAGTCATACAATCCGGTGCTTTTTGAAAAGtattataaaatatgttcaaatgaTGACTTGAGATTTTCTCTAATTACGCATTCAGGACAAACCAGAGGAAGAAAGcgctttgtttatgtttttctgtaaaatccaaCCCTCTGATCTCAGAGTATTTATGATATGAAACTATTTATATTAATATAGTTGCTGTGATATTAATCTCTTATTCGGGATTgtaataaatctgaatctgttATGTAACACACTCTTAAACAAGAATCCGGTTTTAGCATC
This window of the Poecilia reticulata strain Guanapo unplaced genomic scaffold, Guppy_female_1.0+MT scaffold_291, whole genome shotgun sequence genome carries:
- the LOC103460788 gene encoding histone H4-like, giving the protein MYLNPDAQPSGVSVSSSTHSERIMSGRGKGGKGLGKGGAKRHRKVLRDNIQGITKPAIRRLARRGGVKRISGLIYEETRGVLKVFLENVIRDAVTYTEHAKRKTVTAMDVVYALKRQGRTLYGFGG
- the LOC103460787 gene encoding histone H2A-like, with translation MSGRGKTGGKARAKAKTRSSRAGLQFPVGRVHRLLRKGNYAERVGAGAPVYLAAVLEYLTAEILELAGNAARDNKKTRIIPRHLQLAVRNDEELNKLLGGVTIAQGGVLPNIQAVLLPKKTEKPAKAK